The following proteins are co-located in the Bacteroidales bacterium genome:
- a CDS encoding RagB/SusD family nutrient uptake outer membrane protein translates to MKKKYISLFLILAVVATWTSCREDFLNVKPAGSLDVNLLSNEKGLDALMVGAYSLLRGSNGQFGWEAASTNWVYGSIRGLESNKGTDSGDQPDINPIQTYSESATNPYLNVKWRQVYEAISRCNSIIMIAETALKEGKITQEQATSYLQQAKTLRGWYHFEAWRMWEKVPYMDEKSDPASATNTEDIRPKIIADLTEGTNLPLDMDAIGKFNKTVSQVLLAKAMMQMNKDYAGALPILNDAKTNGKKPDGSAIGLAATYGEIFDIEKRNGIEAIYTVQYSVNDGSGGANAGNGEVLNFPYKSGGSPGGCCGFFNPTQEFVNSFRTTAAGLPLLDNTYNADPVKSDQGVAITAAFVPDAGRLDPRLDWSVGRRGIPYWDWGKHTGADWIRDQTYSGPYSPKKQVYKKSQEGTYTEVGNWTSGYTANGYRMIRYADLLLMIAECQIETGNLSGARDNINLVRARAANPAGFVMDGAVPAANYVVAEYPATGAPFDTQANARLALRMERKLELGQEGHRFFDLNRWGITVTELNRILTYEKTMPWGNALYGTAVVGSEDVTFPIPQRQLDISNGKLQQNR, encoded by the coding sequence ATGAAAAAGAAGTATATAAGTCTATTCTTAATTCTGGCTGTTGTCGCTACATGGACTTCATGCAGGGAGGATTTTCTTAATGTTAAACCGGCCGGGAGTCTTGATGTGAATTTATTGTCAAACGAGAAGGGTCTCGATGCCCTTATGGTTGGTGCATATTCACTGCTCCGCGGCTCAAATGGTCAATTCGGATGGGAAGCCGCATCTACCAACTGGGTGTATGGCTCAATCCGTGGTCTGGAATCAAATAAAGGTACCGATTCAGGCGACCAGCCTGATATCAACCCGATACAGACCTATAGCGAATCTGCAACTAACCCATACCTGAATGTTAAATGGAGACAGGTATATGAGGCTATCTCAAGGTGCAACAGTATTATAATGATTGCTGAAACTGCACTGAAAGAAGGTAAAATCACACAGGAACAGGCAACATCTTACCTGCAGCAGGCAAAAACATTACGCGGCTGGTATCATTTTGAAGCATGGAGAATGTGGGAGAAAGTTCCATACATGGATGAGAAATCAGATCCTGCATCAGCAACTAACACTGAAGATATCAGGCCGAAAATTATTGCTGACCTTACAGAAGGAACTAACCTGCCTCTCGATATGGATGCAATAGGTAAATTTAATAAGACTGTCAGCCAGGTACTCTTAGCAAAAGCTATGATGCAGATGAACAAAGATTATGCAGGTGCATTACCAATTCTTAATGATGCAAAAACAAATGGTAAAAAACCTGACGGTTCAGCAATAGGACTTGCTGCAACTTATGGTGAGATCTTTGATATTGAAAAAAGAAACGGTATTGAAGCTATCTATACTGTACAATACTCAGTAAATGATGGTTCCGGCGGAGCAAACGCTGGTAATGGTGAAGTGCTGAACTTCCCTTACAAGAGCGGTGGATCACCGGGCGGATGCTGCGGATTTTTCAATCCAACACAGGAATTTGTAAACTCTTTCAGGACAACTGCTGCGGGTTTGCCATTGCTTGACAATACTTATAATGCAGATCCTGTGAAGAGCGATCAGGGTGTTGCTATTACAGCTGCTTTTGTTCCTGATGCAGGAAGACTTGACCCAAGACTTGACTGGTCAGTCGGACGTAGAGGAATTCCTTACTGGGACTGGGGAAAACACACAGGTGCTGACTGGATCCGTGATCAGACCTATTCAGGACCATATAGTCCTAAGAAACAGGTTTACAAAAAATCACAGGAAGGTACTTATACTGAAGTTGGTAACTGGACATCAGGTTATACCGCAAACGGTTATCGTATGATCCGCTATGCAGACCTTCTTCTTATGATTGCTGAGTGTCAGATTGAAACAGGTAACCTTTCTGGTGCCCGTGATAATATCAACCTTGTTCGTGCGAGAGCAGCTAATCCTGCCGGTTTTGTAATGGACGGAGCTGTACCTGCTGCTAACTATGTAGTAGCAGAGTATCCTGCAACAGGTGCTCCTTTCGATACTCAGGCTAATGCCCGCCTTGCACTTCGTATGGAGAGAAAACTCGAACTTGGTCAGGAAGGACACAGATTCTTTGACCTGAACAGGTGGGGTATTACTGTAACTGAACTGAACAGGATTCTTACATATGAGAAAACAATGCCTTGGGGTAATGCTCTTTATGGTACCGCTGTTGTTGGTTCAGAAGACGTTACTTTCCCGATACCACAGCGTCAGCTTGATATCAGTAATGGTAAACTTCAGCAGAACAGATAA
- a CDS encoding TonB-dependent receptor, with the protein MQITTKVRRIALFLLIMVFSAGFALAQEKTVTGKVTAEGEGPIPGVNVTVQGTTIGAITGLDGSYSLKVPGPSSVLVFSSVGYLTQQVTVGTQTVIDVVIESDVRALSEVVVTGYTAQRRRDLTGSVGVVEPAKLTAVPTGSVSNSLQGRTSGVTVVGDGRPGETAKVRIRGAGSFENNDPLYVVDGVPTQDVSSLNPNDIESISVLKDAGSASIYGSRASNGVIIVTTKKGSNRGTKVNYSMYYGSQLPGSGPDNVLNAKEYADLQWLVYKNEGTVETHPFYGPSSAASPSMPAWAGNTDWFKAITRNAMIQNHDLSLSGGTDDAKFFAAIGAFTQDGIVIYTDAKKYTARFNSEFSFLKDRVKVGENISLAYRTNHGVGNLDESSPIQQASYRSQPIIPVIMTVAVPGGLSHAFVPGEWGGTGIAPRLGQAENYVASLTRNKDNNNWNMRLVGSAFVDVKIAKGLNFKSTLGGTFNNGYYMGYSYKTYERSENNSTNSFNEGSWYGNDWVWTNTVTLDKTFGDHKILAVGGYEAVKYGIGRGVRGDRAGYFTDDVLYRTLDNGANIMNATSYLNTPTSLVSQFLRADYSLKDKYLLSATVRRDGSSRFGADNRYGIFPSFSAGWRISDEAFFDAISFISDMKIRGSWGTMGNQLAVSPQNQFFSYGGSPGSSFYDINGTMTSSVQGFRPTRIGNPDAKWETSINSNIGFEAGFMDNKIGIKLDWYSKKTEDLLYNPELPGTAGSADAPYVNVASMSNTGIDIELTYKEKWGDFGFDGSAVLTTINNEITGIAEGKYGIKYFDWGGSRIGNLVRNETGHAMSSFYGYQVLGLFQDAAEVAAAPAQDGKEPGVFRFQDTNNDGTITPEDRVFIGNPNPKFTYGFNLGFTYKSFDITAFLYGSEGNDIYNWNSWWIDFWPSFQGQKSKDLLYDSWTPSNPGARVPIANNKSNFSTNTQSCSFYIEDGSYLRLKNLQIGYTIPESVTSKVNIKSLRMYVQGVNLFTMTKYSGLDPELGGDDRSFGIDAGNYPLVKQLLFGLNVNF; encoded by the coding sequence ATGCAAATTACTACTAAAGTACGGCGCATTGCGCTGTTTTTGCTGATTATGGTATTTTCTGCGGGCTTTGCTTTAGCCCAGGAAAAAACCGTTACCGGGAAGGTTACCGCTGAGGGCGAAGGACCCATACCGGGTGTTAACGTTACTGTTCAGGGAACAACAATCGGTGCTATTACCGGTTTGGATGGATCTTACTCACTAAAAGTGCCAGGACCATCATCTGTTCTTGTATTCTCTTCAGTGGGCTATCTTACACAGCAGGTCACTGTTGGAACTCAGACAGTGATTGACGTTGTTATAGAATCTGATGTAAGAGCTCTTTCTGAAGTTGTTGTTACAGGTTATACAGCTCAGAGAAGAAGAGACCTCACCGGTTCAGTAGGTGTTGTTGAGCCTGCAAAACTGACTGCAGTACCGACAGGAAGTGTAAGTAACTCTTTGCAGGGACGTACCTCCGGTGTTACAGTTGTCGGTGACGGACGTCCGGGTGAAACCGCAAAGGTAAGGATCAGGGGAGCCGGTTCATTCGAGAACAACGACCCTCTTTATGTTGTTGACGGTGTACCTACACAGGATGTTTCTTCATTGAACCCAAATGACATTGAATCGATTTCCGTTCTTAAGGATGCCGGTTCTGCTTCAATTTATGGATCAAGAGCATCAAACGGTGTTATCATTGTTACTACCAAAAAGGGAAGCAACAGAGGAACAAAAGTAAACTATAGCATGTATTATGGCTCACAGCTTCCGGGCAGTGGTCCTGATAATGTTCTCAATGCAAAAGAGTACGCTGATCTGCAATGGCTCGTATATAAAAATGAAGGAACTGTTGAAACACATCCTTTCTACGGCCCTTCTTCAGCTGCAAGTCCTTCAATGCCGGCATGGGCAGGAAATACCGACTGGTTTAAGGCAATAACCCGTAATGCAATGATTCAGAATCACGACCTTTCTCTTTCTGGAGGAACCGATGATGCTAAATTCTTTGCAGCAATAGGTGCCTTCACCCAGGATGGTATTGTAATTTATACCGATGCTAAAAAATACACTGCCCGTTTTAACTCAGAATTTTCTTTCTTAAAAGACAGAGTTAAAGTCGGTGAAAATATATCTCTTGCATACCGTACAAATCACGGTGTTGGTAACCTTGACGAGAGCAGCCCGATTCAGCAGGCTTCTTACAGAAGTCAGCCAATCATTCCTGTTATTATGACAGTTGCTGTACCCGGTGGATTATCACATGCTTTCGTTCCCGGTGAATGGGGCGGAACAGGTATTGCACCTCGTTTGGGACAGGCTGAAAACTACGTTGCTTCTCTTACCAGGAATAAGGACAATAACAACTGGAATATGCGTCTGGTTGGAAGTGCTTTTGTTGATGTTAAGATTGCAAAAGGACTGAACTTCAAATCTACTCTCGGAGGTACCTTCAATAATGGTTACTATATGGGCTATTCATATAAAACTTATGAAAGATCAGAAAATAATTCAACCAATAGTTTCAATGAAGGTTCATGGTATGGCAATGACTGGGTATGGACAAATACTGTGACTCTTGATAAAACCTTTGGTGATCATAAGATCCTTGCTGTAGGTGGTTATGAAGCAGTTAAATATGGTATTGGTCGTGGTGTTAGAGGTGATCGCGCCGGTTATTTTACAGATGACGTTCTTTATCGTACTCTGGATAATGGTGCTAACATAATGAATGCCACTTCATACCTTAATACACCAACTTCTCTTGTATCACAATTCCTGAGAGCTGACTATTCTTTAAAAGACAAGTATCTTTTAAGTGCTACAGTTCGTAGAGACGGTTCCTCAAGGTTTGGAGCTGACAACCGTTATGGTATCTTCCCATCATTCTCAGCAGGATGGCGTATAAGTGATGAAGCATTCTTCGATGCTATCAGTTTTATTTCAGATATGAAGATCAGAGGATCATGGGGTACTATGGGTAACCAGCTTGCTGTTTCACCGCAGAACCAGTTCTTCTCATATGGAGGTTCTCCTGGTTCATCATTCTATGACATTAACGGGACTATGACTTCATCAGTACAGGGTTTCCGCCCGACACGTATTGGTAACCCTGATGCTAAATGGGAGACCAGCATAAACTCAAACATAGGTTTTGAAGCCGGTTTTATGGACAATAAAATTGGAATTAAACTTGACTGGTACTCAAAGAAAACAGAGGATCTTCTTTATAATCCTGAACTTCCCGGAACAGCTGGATCAGCTGATGCACCATATGTAAACGTAGCTTCTATGTCGAACACAGGTATCGATATTGAATTAACATATAAGGAAAAATGGGGTGATTTTGGATTCGACGGAAGCGCAGTATTGACAACTATTAATAACGAGATTACCGGTATTGCTGAAGGTAAATACGGAATTAAATATTTTGACTGGGGCGGCTCAAGAATCGGTAACCTTGTAAGAAACGAGACTGGCCATGCAATGTCATCATTCTATGGCTACCAGGTATTAGGTCTGTTCCAGGATGCAGCTGAAGTTGCGGCAGCACCTGCACAGGATGGAAAAGAGCCTGGCGTATTCAGATTCCAGGATACAAACAATGACGGAACAATTACTCCTGAGGACAGGGTATTTATTGGTAATCCTAATCCGAAATTCACTTATGGATTCAACCTTGGATTTACCTATAAGAGTTTCGATATAACTGCTTTCCTTTATGGTTCAGAGGGCAACGATATCTATAACTGGAACTCATGGTGGATTGATTTCTGGCCTTCATTCCAGGGACAGAAGAGTAAAGACCTGCTATATGATAGCTGGACTCCTTCTAATCCAGGAGCAAGAGTGCCTATAGCCAACAATAAATCAAACTTCTCGACAAACACACAGTCCTGCAGTTTCTATATTGAGGATGGTTCATATCTCAGACTGAAAAACTTGCAGATTGGATATACAATTCCTGAAAGTGTTACAAGCAAGGTAAATATCAAATCACTCAGAATGTATGTTCAGGGTGTGAATCTCTTCACCATGACCAAATACTCAGGACTTGATCCGGAACTTGGTGGTGACGACAGGAGTTTTGGTATTGACGCAGGTAACTATCCGCTTGTCAAGCAGCTGCTTTTCGGCCTCAATGTTAATTTTTAA
- a CDS encoding response regulator transcription factor, translated as MKILIVEDEPKVASFIKKGLEENQYEAEIAYDGISADKLSHLYNYDLFILDIIIPGISGLDLCRKLKKLKPDVPVLMLSALGTTDDKLIGFDAGADDYLVKPFEFRELLARVKVLLKKAGLSSETQNKLIIADLELDLDKKDARRGNTHIDLTAKEFALLEYFMRNTGRVLSRNDIAEKVWDASFDFGTNVVDVYINFLRKKIDKGFDKKLIHTRVGFGYIFGES; from the coding sequence ATGAAGATATTAATTGTAGAAGATGAACCTAAAGTAGCTTCATTTATCAAAAAGGGACTTGAAGAGAACCAGTATGAAGCAGAAATTGCATACGATGGCATATCTGCAGATAAGCTTTCACACCTTTATAATTATGACCTCTTCATTCTTGACATAATTATCCCCGGTATAAGCGGGCTTGATCTGTGCAGGAAACTTAAAAAGCTCAAACCTGACGTTCCTGTTCTGATGCTATCTGCACTTGGAACAACAGATGATAAGCTCATTGGATTTGATGCCGGTGCTGACGATTATCTTGTTAAACCTTTTGAATTCAGAGAATTGCTTGCAAGGGTGAAAGTCCTGCTAAAAAAAGCAGGCCTCTCTTCCGAAACTCAAAACAAGCTTATTATTGCAGATCTTGAACTTGATCTTGATAAAAAAGATGCCAGACGCGGTAATACACATATCGACCTTACTGCCAAAGAGTTTGCGTTGCTTGAATACTTTATGAGAAATACCGGAAGAGTACTCTCAAGAAACGACATAGCAGAAAAAGTATGGGACGCCAGTTTTGATTTCGGAACAAACGTTGTGGATGTCTATATTAACTTTCTGAGAAAAAAAATAGATAAGGGATTTGATAAAAAACTGATTCATACAAGGGTGGGGTTTGGCTATATCTTCGGAGAAAGTTAA
- a CDS encoding HAMP domain-containing histidine kinase codes for MQIRTRLTLQFLLIGGIIMIIASAAIYFSTATFRNNDFYNALRIKAQNAAKLMFNAYDIDGHRVLNLEKDYGPGLQNVRIMILDFKDEIVYSSDENNEIKINYNIIEQVRLGKQAEYKQPPFEVSVTLYYNNYDRYVVIAAAVDTDGSLHLKKLKTILIVVWLISLIMFFIVGWFFSGRALKPINDVIKKVENISITSLNLRVPVIHEKDEIGRLAKTFNNMLERLEASFGTQKIFISNASHELRTPLTSINGQLEVLMMKDRSSEEYKESLASILDDIRSLIDLSNRLLLIARTSTQSPVKQEKKIRIDEILWQVQEDTKKHNNNFNISISLDQSLTDSDQMLVDGDESLLKVAVSNLIDNACKYSADNSVEIILRQSGKMIEIVFKDRGIGIPEEDLKKVFDPFYRSSNALTYRGSGIGLQLVNQIIKIHNGEIRLTSEVGVGTEVVVLLPVAG; via the coding sequence ATGCAGATTAGAACCAGATTAACACTTCAATTTCTTTTAATCGGAGGAATAATTATGATAATTGCCTCTGCAGCAATTTATTTCTCCACAGCCACTTTCAGAAATAATGATTTTTACAATGCTCTGAGAATTAAAGCTCAGAACGCTGCGAAACTAATGTTCAATGCCTATGATATTGATGGCCACAGGGTTCTAAATCTAGAAAAAGACTATGGTCCCGGTCTGCAGAATGTAAGAATCATGATACTTGATTTTAAGGATGAGATAGTCTACTCTTCTGATGAAAACAATGAGATAAAGATCAATTACAACATTATTGAACAGGTAAGATTAGGTAAACAGGCAGAATATAAACAACCTCCTTTCGAAGTCTCAGTAACACTATATTATAATAATTACGACAGGTATGTTGTTATTGCTGCTGCAGTTGATACTGACGGATCGCTGCACCTCAAAAAGCTGAAAACAATTTTAATTGTTGTATGGCTTATCAGCCTGATAATGTTTTTTATTGTTGGATGGTTCTTCTCTGGCAGGGCGCTCAAGCCAATTAATGATGTGATTAAAAAAGTTGAAAATATTTCGATAACAAGTCTTAACCTTAGAGTTCCTGTGATACATGAGAAAGATGAAATAGGCAGGCTGGCAAAAACGTTCAACAATATGCTGGAGAGGCTTGAGGCATCTTTTGGAACCCAAAAGATTTTTATCTCAAATGCCAGTCACGAACTCAGAACACCCTTAACTTCCATCAATGGTCAGCTGGAGGTCTTAATGATGAAAGACCGTTCATCAGAGGAATATAAAGAATCGCTGGCTTCAATTCTTGATGATATCAGATCACTTATTGATCTCTCAAACAGGCTGCTCCTCATTGCCCGCACAAGCACACAGAGTCCTGTAAAACAGGAGAAGAAGATCAGAATTGATGAAATATTATGGCAGGTTCAGGAGGATACAAAAAAACATAATAATAATTTCAATATCAGTATTTCGCTCGATCAGTCATTAACTGACTCCGACCAGATGCTTGTTGACGGAGATGAGAGCCTGCTTAAAGTTGCCGTATCCAACCTCATAGATAACGCCTGCAAATACTCTGCTGACAACTCGGTTGAGATAATCCTCAGGCAATCGGGAAAGATGATTGAGATTGTCTTTAAAGACAGAGGTATAGGAATTCCGGAAGAAGATCTTAAAAAAGTATTTGACCCCTTCTACCGCAGCTCCAATGCCCTCACATACCGGGGCAGCGGCATAGGCCTGCAGCTCGTTAATCAGATCATAAAAATCCATAACGGAGAAATAAGATTAACATCGGAGGTTGGTGTTGGGACTGAGGTTGTTGTTTTGCTGCCTGTTGCAGGATAG